The sequence CAAAAAAGCTCTTTTGAAGCTCTATAAGCTGTTTTATACCACCCATAGCTAAAGCGAACATTTTTTCAAACTGTTCTTTAGTAAAAGTGTGCTCTTCTCCCAACGCTTGGATCTCCGATATTTTACCGTCCGCAGTGGCTACCAAGTTCATATCAACCTTAGCCTCTGAGTCTTCCTCAAAGTTAAGGTCCAAAAGAACTTCATCCCCCACTATACCCACGCTCACAGCAGCTACGAAGTCTTTTATGGGAGTGGAGTTCAAAACTCCATCGTTGTATAGCTTTATCACTGCATCCGCCAATGCAACAAAGGCACCAGTTATTGCAGCAGTCCTTGTGCCTCCATCTGCTTGTAAAACATCGCAATCTATCCAGAAGGTTCTTTCTCCAACCTTTGTAAGATCCAAAGCAGTGCGCATAGCTCTTCCGATTATACGCTGTATCTCATGCGTTCTACCACCAATCTTTCCCAAAACCGATTCTCTTATGTTTCTCGTCTGTCCAGCCCTGGGAAGCATGGAGTATTCGGCGGTTATCCAACCTTGCCCCTTGCCCTTTAAAAAGGGAGGGACACCATCCTGAACTGAGACGGTGCATATAACCTTTGTATTTCCAAACTCTACCAAAACAGACCCTTCGGGGTATTTAAGATAATCTCTTTGGATTCTTACAGGCCTTAGCTCGTTGGGCTTTCTCCCGTCCTTTCTCAAACCTTGGCTCCCATAGCCTTAGCCTTTTCCACCACCTCCTCTATGGTGCCAACCATGTAGAATGCCATCTCGGGAAGATGGTCATACTTGCCAGTCAGGATCTCTTTAAAGCTCCTTATGTTGTCTTCAAGCTTTACGTACTTTCCTGGCATGCCGGTGAACTGCTCCGCCACGTGGAAAGGCTGAGCCAAGAACCTTTGAATTCTCCTTGCCCTGTTAACTATAGCTTTATCCTCCTCAGATAGCTCCTCCATTCCCAGTATGGCTATTATTTCCTGAAGCTCTTTGTATCTTTGAAGAACCCTTTTAACTTCCATAGCAGTCTCGTAATGCTCTGTTCCCACAAACTCCGGTGCTAAGTATTTAGATGTAGATTCAAGAGGATCAACCGCTGGATATATACCAAGCTCTGCTAGCCTTCTGGCAAGGACTGTAGTTGCATCCAAGTGAGCAAAGACCGAGTAAGGGGCTGGATCCGTTATGTCGTCCGCTGGCACATAAACCGCCTGAATGGATGTAAGAGAACCTTTCTTTGTAGAGGTTATCCTCTCCTGCACTTCACCTACGTCCGTGTTTAGTGTAGGTTGATAACCAACTGCAGATGGAAGCCTGCCAAGCAGTGTAGAAACTTCAGAGCCAGCCTGCACAAAGCGGAATATGTTGTCTATAAAAACAAGCACGTCTTGACCTTCTACGTCTCTGAAGTATTCGGCCATGGTTATGCCAGTTTGGGCCACTCTAAACCTAACACCCGGTGGCTCGTTCATCTGACCGTAGACCATCACCGTATAAGGAAGAACTCCTGACTCTTTCATTTCGTGCCAAAGGTCGTTTCCTTCCCTCGTCCTTTCGCCCACGCCTATAACCACAGAAAAACCCTTGTGGAACTTGGCAATGTTGTGTATGAGCTCTTGCATTAGGACTGTCTTTCCAACTCCAGCACCACCAAAGAGTCCGACCTTTCCACCCTTTACATAGGGCTCCAGAAGGTCTACGACCTTTATACCAGTTTCTAATATCTCCACCTTTGTGGATTGTTCCTCCAAAGGTGGTGGCTCTCTAAACATTGGCCAATACTCTTGTGCATTCACGGGTCCCGCTTCATCTATAGGCTGACCTACCACGTTGAATATCCTTCCAAGGGTAGCTCTTCCTACAGGCACCTTAATAGGTCCTCCTAAGTATTCCACCTCTTGTCCTCTTACCAAACCATCTGTAGGGCCCATAGCCACTGTTCTAACCCTACTCTCCCCTATGTGCTGCGCAACCTCAAAGAATAACTCCTCCTGAGCCCAATTACCTCTGTCGTCTATAAAGCGCCTTATGGTTTTTAAACCGTGTCTTATTGGGGGCAGTTCTTTTTCAGAAAATTCTACGTCCACAACTGCTCCTATTACTTGAACTATTTTTCCTTTCATTTTCTCCTCCTGAGTGTTTATTTTACCATAAAATATTAAATGCCATGAGTATTCTGGTATTTGTAAGCATGACCCCTTTAGGTAAAGAAGAGAGTGTGAGTAAATATGTAGCAAGGGTAGTGGATGTAGTAGACAAATCAGGACTACCTTACGTGCTTACACCTATGGGAACTATCGTGGAAGGTGAAAGTTGGGAAGAGGTAATGGAAGTCTTAAAAAGGGGTTTTGACGAGCTAAGGAAGGATTGCCCCAGAATATCCATAACTATGAAGATAGATTATAGAGAAGGTAAGTCGGGCAGGCTGGTTTCCAAGGTAAAATCTGTGGAGGAAAAACTGGGTAGAGAGATTAAAAAATTGTGAGTGTAAGAAAGTTAAGTAGAAAAGACTTAGAGTACGGTTACGTCTATAAAATTTCAACAGCCGAAGTAGAACCAGAAGAAGTGTTTCTAAAGCAGGATAGAGTGGAAAGAGCTTTTGATCTGGCTCTTAGCACAAACAGCGAAGGTTATAACATTTTTATTTCCGGTCCAGAAAGCGTAGGGAGGACTACCTACGCATTGAGAAGGCTGAAAGAAAAAGCAAAAAAGGAGCCTGTTCCCGAAGATCTTTGCTACGTGTATAACTTTGATGACCCATTGCGTCCAAAGTATCTACTTCTGCCTGCTGGAGTTGGAAAGGGTTTTGTAGAAGAAGTGGAGAGGATCATAGAATTGCTTAAAACAGAGATGCCTAAGGCTTTTGAGAGCAAGGAATACGAAGAAGAAGTTGCAAAAATAACGAAAGAGGTAGAGAAAAAGAAAGAAGAAATATTAACAAAATTGGCAAGGGAGGCAGAAGCAAAAAACCTGGGAGTTGTGATTACTCCAATGGGTATAAAGCTTCTACCTATAATCGGTAAACGGATAGTGGACGAGCCCGAATTGTTTGCTAATCCAAGAATTCAGGAAAGCTTTGAAAGAAATCTATCAGAATTTGAAGAACGATTTAGGGATTACATGAGAGAACTCAGGGAAACAGACCATCAACTCGTGGAGAGGTTGAGTGAGCTTAAGGAAAGGGTAGCAAATTTTGTAGTTGAAAAGTTGTTCTCAAAGTGTGAGGAAAAGTACTGTAAATACCCCACTATAGCTGAATTTTTGGAAAAGTTAAAAAGGGAGATTGTAAAGAGCGTGGACCTTTTCCTTGCATGGAAAGGTGCTGTTGGGAATACTCCGATGTTAACTCACTTAGAGAAAGCTTTTAGAAAATTCAAGATAAACCTGATTGTAGATAACTCAGGTTTAGAAGGCGCACCTGTAATCTACGAAGAAGTGCCATCCTTTCAAAGTCTCTTTGGGAGCATTTCCTACAGCATGGAAATGGGTGTGCTGTATGCAGATCACACAAGCATAAAAGCTGGAAGTTTACACAAAGCCAGAGGCGGGTACCTATTACTCAGAGTGTCTGACCTTCTGAAAAACTATTTCCTTTGGGATGCATTCAAGAAGGCGATCATGCACTCCAAGGTGCATATCCCAGGTTACGCTGTTGAAGATTTCTTTTTTTCTTACGTTGGTATAACCCCAGAGCCCATACCCATTCGTTTAAAGGTAATTCTTATAGGAGATTACCTAACCTACCAACTACTTTCCCTTTATGATCCTGAGTTTAGAAGACTTTTTAAGATCAAGGCAGAATTTGACCCGGTGGTAGATTTAGACCAAGAGGTTTATGATAAATTCCCACGCTTGGTAAAAAAGATAATACAAGATGAAGGTATAAAAGATTTAGAACCTGAGGCCCTATCCGAGCTGTTCAAGCACGCCGTAACACTCTCAGGAAGCACCAAAAAAATCAACGTAGTTATGGGAGACATAGTGGATATTATGAGAGAGGCTAATGCCTTTACCAAGGAGGATAAACTGATAAGAAGAGAACATATAAAGAGGGCGATAGAAGAAAAGTTCTATAGGTCAAACTTAATAGAGGAAAAAATAAGGAAAGCCATTGTAGAAGGTAAGATAATCTGTTCGGTAAAAGGGAAAAGTGTGGGACAGGTAAACGGGCTTAGCGTTTATGAGCTTGGAGACATCAGCTTTGGAAAACCAACAAGAATTACCGCTTCTGTTTATCCTGGCGAAAAGGGTGTGGTAAGTATTGAAAAAGAAGTAGCACTAAGTGGTCC is a genomic window of Thermocrinis sp. containing:
- the rph gene encoding ribonuclease PH is translated as MRKDGRKPNELRPVRIQRDYLKYPEGSVLVEFGNTKVICTVSVQDGVPPFLKGKGQGWITAEYSMLPRAGQTRNIRESVLGKIGGRTHEIQRIIGRAMRTALDLTKVGERTFWIDCDVLQADGGTRTAAITGAFVALADAVIKLYNDGVLNSTPIKDFVAAVSVGIVGDEVLLDLNFEEDSEAKVDMNLVATADGKISEIQALGEEHTFTKEQFEKMFALAMGGIKQLIELQKSFFEIRGNLWLRKNIKEAKLE
- the atpD gene encoding F0F1 ATP synthase subunit beta, with the protein product MKGKIVQVIGAVVDVEFSEKELPPIRHGLKTIRRFIDDRGNWAQEELFFEVAQHIGESRVRTVAMGPTDGLVRGQEVEYLGGPIKVPVGRATLGRIFNVVGQPIDEAGPVNAQEYWPMFREPPPLEEQSTKVEILETGIKVVDLLEPYVKGGKVGLFGGAGVGKTVLMQELIHNIAKFHKGFSVVIGVGERTREGNDLWHEMKESGVLPYTVMVYGQMNEPPGVRFRVAQTGITMAEYFRDVEGQDVLVFIDNIFRFVQAGSEVSTLLGRLPSAVGYQPTLNTDVGEVQERITSTKKGSLTSIQAVYVPADDITDPAPYSVFAHLDATTVLARRLAELGIYPAVDPLESTSKYLAPEFVGTEHYETAMEVKRVLQRYKELQEIIAILGMEELSEEDKAIVNRARRIQRFLAQPFHVAEQFTGMPGKYVKLEDNIRSFKEILTGKYDHLPEMAFYMVGTIEEVVEKAKAMGAKV
- a CDS encoding MTH1187 family thiamine-binding protein, with the protein product MSILVFVSMTPLGKEESVSKYVARVVDVVDKSGLPYVLTPMGTIVEGESWEEVMEVLKRGFDELRKDCPRISITMKIDYREGKSGRLVSKVKSVEEKLGREIKKL
- a CDS encoding ATP-binding protein, translated to MSVRKLSRKDLEYGYVYKISTAEVEPEEVFLKQDRVERAFDLALSTNSEGYNIFISGPESVGRTTYALRRLKEKAKKEPVPEDLCYVYNFDDPLRPKYLLLPAGVGKGFVEEVERIIELLKTEMPKAFESKEYEEEVAKITKEVEKKKEEILTKLAREAEAKNLGVVITPMGIKLLPIIGKRIVDEPELFANPRIQESFERNLSEFEERFRDYMRELRETDHQLVERLSELKERVANFVVEKLFSKCEEKYCKYPTIAEFLEKLKREIVKSVDLFLAWKGAVGNTPMLTHLEKAFRKFKINLIVDNSGLEGAPVIYEEVPSFQSLFGSISYSMEMGVLYADHTSIKAGSLHKARGGYLLLRVSDLLKNYFLWDAFKKAIMHSKVHIPGYAVEDFFFSYVGITPEPIPIRLKVILIGDYLTYQLLSLYDPEFRRLFKIKAEFDPVVDLDQEVYDKFPRLVKKIIQDEGIKDLEPEALSELFKHAVTLSGSTKKINVVMGDIVDIMREANAFTKEDKLIRREHIKRAIEEKFYRSNLIEEKIRKAIVEGKIICSVKGKSVGQVNGLSVYELGDISFGKPTRITASVYPGEKGVVSIEKEVALSGPIHSKAVLTLSGYLYGKYGKDKPLYLSCTLSFEQSYEEVEGDSASVAELLAILSAIAEVPIRQDIAVTGSIDQFGNVQPVGAIKEKVEGFYKICKALGFTGTQGVIVPSKNWENLVLSDEVLESTEKGEFHVYLIDTIDDAIELLTEMKAEKFHKLANKRLLEFYRRINLKKGRA